In a genomic window of Helianthus annuus cultivar XRQ/B chromosome 10, HanXRQr2.0-SUNRISE, whole genome shotgun sequence:
- the LOC110882549 gene encoding uncharacterized protein LOC110882549 → MKISSKSLLSPGRAGVRDPPISLSTSLSRRLKNSGSVKGGASPAMFPTTVKKRGSFENPEPSSPKVTCIGQVRVRGKKKQAKKLRTLSRRHSGYGDRSAGEVSFRKVEHPLNGFCSKGYKDKESLNLGPNGGQNQSQSQSQECSQVQRSWVHFPVTICEALRAFGSEFSCLIPCRTERGKEEKMVGAEEGNRQGSCGAVFARWLVAVQDGDGGGERDIELVVGDEDEDDDEEEVVVRKRRHVFEDLEIVNGRIEGHKDEARVSVCVPPKNALLLMRCRSDPMKSEALVNRSWEPSVARNEEEDEEFFDSKNHIENDSKKPQATLEVEQQQVMVVNQDQENVQQIEAKQYQEHKNVQQDDDNMDQDEANQDQELDNVQKDKVGEDQELANVQNDEVGQDQELDNVQNDEAGQDQELDNVQNDEAGRDQEHDNVQKYEVGQDQEYEQTEVEEESFYLVSLFEEIMNQDYKIQEDDEAHEEDDDAEIGAEESTMATEFAKISETHEEEMVNEVEEHNNGVSKVENEAEEKRVSEEVLPDCLLLMMHEPKLSINVSKETWVCSTDFIRRSSYRRKPPAPPPPIKADGGDESSVGTTTTANDMTRVCNREFPAVLQQPARSSCSLPMAASMATVLEEKLANAVGYEPFVLTRCKSEPMKTAASKLLLVPESCVWENRKLEGLSRVTFGH, encoded by the exons ATGAAGATCTCATCTAAATCCCTCTTGAGCCCCGGTCGAGCCGGGGTTCGAGACCCACCAATCTCCCTTTCAACCTCACTCAGCCGCCGGTTAAAAAACAGCGGCAGCGTTAAAGGCGGCGCCTCGCCGGCGATGTTCCCCACCACTGTTAAAAAGAGAGGAAGTTTCGAGAACCCAGAACCATCTTCCCCTAAAGTCACCTGCATTGGTCAAGTTAGGGTTAGAGGCAAGAAAAAACAAGCCAAAAAGCTCAGAACTTTATCAAGAAGACATAGTGGTTATGGTGATCGTAGTGCTGGTGAGGTTAGTTTTAGAAAAGTTGAACATCCCCTTAATGGGTTTTGTTCAAAAGGTTATAAAGATAAAGAAAGTTTGAATCTTGGCCCAAATGGTGGTCAGAAtcagagtcaaagtcagagtcaagAATGTTCACAGGTACAGAGGAGTTGGGTGCATTTTCCTGTGACTATTTGTGAGGCTTTGAGGGCATTTGGATCAGAGTTTAGCTGTTTGATTCCTTGTAGAACAGAAAGGGGGAAAGAGGAGAAGATGGTGGGAGCTGAAGAGGGTAACCGGCAAGGTTCTTGTGGTGCGGTGTTTGCACGGTGGTTAGTGGCGGTGCAGGATGGTGATGGGGGTGGTGAGAGGGATATTGAGTTGGTTGTTGGGGATgaagatgaggatgatgatgaagaagaagttgTTGTTAGGAAAAGAAGACATGTGTTTGAAGATCTGGAGATTGTTAATGGTAGGATTGAAGGGCATAAAGATGAAGCAAGAGTGAGTGTTTGTGTGCCACCAAAGAATGCTTTGTTGTTGATGAGATGTAGATCTGACCCCATGAAAAGTGAAGCTTTGGTTAATAGATCTTGGGAACCAAGTGTTGCAAGAaatgaggaagaagatgaagaatttTTTGACAGTAAAAATCATATCGAAAACGATTCGAAGAAACCTCAAGCCACACTTGAAGTTGAGCAGCAGCAAGTTATGGTTGTGAATCAAGATCAAGAAAATGTGCAACAGATTGAAGCTAAGCAATATCAAGAACATAAAAATGTGCAACAAGATGATGATAATATGGATCAAGATGAAGCTAATCAAGATCAAGAACTTGACAACGTGCAAAAAGATAAAGTGGGTGAAGATCAAGAACTTGCTAATGTGCAAAACGATGAAGTGGGTCAAGATCAAGAACTTGATAATGTGCAAAACGATGAAGCGGGTCAAGATCAGGAACTTGATAATGTGCAAAACGATGAAGCCGGTCGAGATCAAGAACATGATAATGTGCAAAAATATGAAGTGGGTCAAGATCAAGAATATGAACAAACAGAAGTAGAAGAAGAAAGTTTCTATCTTGTGTCATTATTTGAAGAAATTATGAATCAAGATTATAAAATTCAAGAAGATGATGAGGCtcatgaagaagatgatgatgcagAAATTGGAGCAGAGGAGTCAACAATGGCGACCGAATTTGCTAAGATCTCTGAAACCCATGAAGAAGAAATGGTTAATGAGGTAGAGGAACATAATAATGGAGTTTCAAAAGTAGAAAATGAGGCTGAAGAGAAGAGGGTAAGCGAAGAAGTGTTGCcggattgtttgttgttgatgatgcATGAGCCAAAGTTATCAATAAACGTATCAAAGGAAACATGGGTTTGCAGTACAGACTTCATTAGACGCAGTTCGTATAGGAGGAAACCGCCAGCACCGCCACCGCCAATCAAAGCTGACGGTGGAGATGAGTCAAGTGTTGGTACTACTACTACTGCTAATGATATGACGAGGGTGTGCAACCGTGAATTCCCGGCAGTGTTACAGCAGCCAGCGAGGTCATCATGTTCATTACCTATGGCGGCGTCGATGGCAACAGTGTTAGAGGAGAAGTTGGCGAATGCAGTGGGTTACGAGCCATTTGTGCTGACAAGGTGCAAGTCAGAGCCGATGAAGACGGCGGCATCAAAGCTACTACTAGTACCGGAGAGTTGTGTTTGGGAAAACAGGAAGTTGGAAGGGCTGAGCCGGGTTACATTCGG GCATTGA